One Polaribacter sp. KT25b DNA segment encodes these proteins:
- a CDS encoding TonB-dependent receptor encodes MKKLLTIIAALLMSSFAFSQEKVITGVVTDENNVTLPGVSIIVKGTTTGAVSDMDGEYRIKVKKEGAVLMFSYLGYKTVESVIAGKKIINVQMKADTQSLTEIVITGIRASNISEVRAKRDAATVIEAITPEDIGNFSDTNAADALQRVAGVQIERDVDGVSGDRVSIRGIGPQFVGVTMNGRTPISAGNEGKSDFRKFNLNVIPTEIISGARIHKTTQAKEVSTNLGGTVDFQTIRPLDAKYRKKNYFASINVRGASNSTIEDLDFGHRFSGVYGTKINEKLGVALSVIYADEDNIKDEASLRGITQGINLTDENGTEYSDVIVGRTINNSLLRTNQVRFATSAAIQWRPIKEIDMVLDYTRTTVEANSDRQQFQIGLGSTGSTQLLGGNHIFNEGDLDFNGNILTYISPSSEDNVRTTITNANQFYDNHSTNNIVGLNTTYKPTRKLKIISDISYSDLDYFQNLTQITHRVQGRNGGYDQTSLDIDLRGNTPDYGLPVEAFDPASFDLNRVSRRLIRTKGYNYAAKVDFEYKLDKKSIISFGARYAETDFEARQTTSSHTDSDQLSGLYGGIVADLNSSGAYTDLLGEITGVGFNEGNVAGLENGWVKVPGQAVLDLMPGYSDVDGGSIFDFDVDLKDVKAEENNLGFDARRSYGANEASTDFYTQMDIKTALLKLPVSFNFGVRAVRTQNKSRGFSGVAFEDADTGDDLDEFSIENFYYEVETSRWDVLPSFNANFTLQKRTKLRFSAYQGVSRPKFVDLIPNNEITFLTNIAPADAADLANSELRGTIVSGNPDLKPYTAWMYDTTLEFYTNNGGAFIFSAFYKNLKNYIVKAVTPDQAYPGEELLGIALPDGTGGTDDLTGLLFDITKPINITDGQIYGFEVGLNQHLSFLPGFAKDFGVKANYSYVESEFDGDLGEQADGFPGTAKHNANGTLYYERSGFSVRFTAAYRGDYLSNLGAIGGNTRADEPHYTEGNTTLGITVRKNLLNKKLQLSAGVSNLTGEDIRRFQGGDTRNFSAYYARNPIWKLTMRYKF; translated from the coding sequence ATGAAAAAATTATTAACTATTATTGCTGCTCTTTTGATGTCATCATTTGCTTTTTCGCAAGAAAAAGTAATTACAGGTGTAGTAACAGATGAAAACAATGTTACTTTACCAGGGGTAAGTATCATTGTTAAAGGTACTACTACTGGGGCAGTATCTGATATGGATGGAGAATATAGAATAAAGGTAAAGAAAGAAGGCGCCGTATTGATGTTTTCTTATTTAGGTTATAAGACAGTAGAAAGTGTAATTGCTGGTAAAAAAATAATCAATGTTCAGATGAAGGCTGATACACAATCTTTAACAGAAATTGTGATTACAGGAATCCGTGCTTCTAATATATCTGAAGTAAGAGCTAAAAGAGATGCCGCTACAGTAATAGAAGCGATTACTCCAGAAGATATTGGAAATTTCTCAGACACCAACGCAGCAGACGCTTTGCAAAGAGTTGCAGGTGTACAAATAGAAAGAGATGTAGATGGAGTTTCTGGAGATAGAGTTTCTATTAGAGGAATAGGGCCGCAATTTGTTGGTGTAACAATGAATGGACGTACACCAATCTCTGCAGGTAATGAAGGGAAATCAGATTTTAGAAAGTTTAATTTAAATGTGATCCCTACCGAAATTATTTCGGGAGCAAGAATTCATAAGACAACGCAGGCTAAAGAAGTTTCAACGAATCTTGGAGGTACTGTAGATTTTCAAACGATAAGACCATTAGACGCAAAATATAGAAAGAAGAATTATTTTGCCAGTATAAATGTAAGAGGTGCATCTAATTCTACAATTGAAGATCTTGATTTTGGTCATAGATTTTCAGGTGTTTATGGAACGAAAATAAATGAAAAACTAGGTGTTGCTCTTTCAGTTATTTATGCTGATGAAGACAATATAAAAGATGAAGCTTCTTTAAGAGGGATTACTCAGGGTATAAACCTTACAGATGAAAATGGGACAGAATATTCTGATGTAATTGTTGGAAGAACCATTAATAATTCATTGTTAAGAACCAATCAAGTGCGTTTTGCAACATCTGCAGCTATACAATGGAGACCAATAAAAGAAATAGATATGGTATTAGACTATACTCGAACAACTGTAGAAGCTAATTCAGATAGACAGCAATTTCAGATAGGCTTGGGAAGTACAGGAAGTACTCAATTATTAGGAGGAAACCATATTTTTAATGAAGGAGATCTTGATTTTAATGGTAATATATTAACTTATATTAGTCCTTCTTCAGAAGACAATGTTAGGACTACCATTACAAATGCAAATCAATTTTATGACAATCACTCAACCAATAATATAGTTGGTTTAAATACAACATATAAACCAACAAGAAAATTAAAAATCATTTCAGATATTTCGTATTCAGATTTAGATTATTTTCAAAATTTAACACAAATAACTCACAGAGTTCAAGGACGTAATGGAGGGTATGATCAAACAAGTTTGGATATTGATTTGAGAGGAAACACTCCTGATTATGGACTGCCAGTAGAGGCTTTTGATCCAGCTTCTTTCGATCTTAATAGAGTTTCACGTAGACTTATTAGAACTAAAGGGTATAATTATGCAGCAAAAGTTGATTTTGAATATAAGTTAGATAAAAAATCAATAATATCTTTTGGAGCTAGATATGCGGAAACTGATTTTGAAGCTAGGCAAACAACTTCTTCACATACGGATAGTGATCAATTAAGTGGTTTATATGGAGGTATTGTGGCTGACCTAAATTCAAGTGGTGCTTATACCGATCTTTTAGGAGAGATTACAGGCGTAGGTTTTAATGAAGGTAATGTTGCAGGTTTAGAAAACGGATGGGTTAAAGTTCCGGGGCAAGCTGTACTAGATTTAATGCCAGGTTATTCTGATGTTGATGGAGGAAGTATTTTTGATTTTGATGTAGATTTAAAAGACGTAAAAGCAGAAGAAAATAATCTAGGTTTTGATGCTAGAAGATCCTACGGTGCAAATGAAGCTAGTACCGATTTTTATACACAAATGGATATAAAAACAGCGCTTCTTAAGCTTCCTGTAAGTTTTAATTTTGGAGTTAGAGCTGTAAGAACACAAAATAAATCAAGAGGATTTAGTGGGGTAGCATTTGAAGATGCAGATACTGGCGATGATTTGGATGAGTTTTCGATAGAGAATTTTTATTATGAAGTAGAAACTTCTAGATGGGATGTATTACCTAGCTTTAATGCCAATTTTACGTTACAAAAAAGAACAAAATTAAGATTTAGTGCTTACCAAGGAGTTTCAAGACCAAAGTTTGTTGATTTAATTCCAAACAATGAGATTACTTTTCTAACTAATATTGCCCCTGCAGATGCAGCAGACTTAGCTAATTCGGAATTAAGAGGAACTATTGTATCTGGTAATCCAGATTTAAAACCTTATACAGCATGGATGTATGATACTACTTTAGAGTTTTATACTAACAACGGAGGTGCTTTTATTTTTAGTGCTTTTTATAAAAATCTTAAAAATTACATCGTAAAAGCAGTAACACCAGATCAAGCATATCCAGGAGAAGAATTATTAGGGATAGCATTACCTGATGGAACAGGCGGTACTGATGATTTAACTGGTTTGTTGTTTGACATAACCAAGCCAATAAATATTACAGATGGACAAATTTATGGTTTTGAAGTAGGATTGAATCAACACCTTTCTTTTTTACCTGGTTTTGCAAAAGATTTTGGTGTAAAAGCTAATTATTCTTACGTTGAAAGTGAATTTGACGGAGATTTAGGGGAGCAAGCTGATGGTTTTCCTGGTACAGCTAAGCATAATGCTAATGGAACTTTGTATTATGAACGATCTGGTTTTTCTGTAAGGTTTACGGCAGCTTATAGAGGTGATTACTTGAGTAATTTAGGGGCTATTGGAGGAAATACACGTGCAGATGAACCACACTATACTGAAGGAAATACTACTCTTGGAATTACCGTTAGAAAGAATTTATTAAATAAAAAATTACAACTTAGTGCAGGAGTATCTAACCTTACAGGTGAAGATATTCGTAGATTTCAAGGAGGTGATACTAGAAATTTTTCAGCTTACTATGCTAGAAACCCAATTTGGAAATTAACGATGAGGTATAAGTTTTAA
- a CDS encoding putative glycoside hydrolase, producing MDSKFSFLLIVLTLTLGSCKAQNVDTSTINLVKNKLPEFSWDKMPLYMHLRKSTSFSNKEIQYLSKFPLITFEKTTGSKTFGSTEKGTIKAAKAVKKLNPNAKIVYYKNVVINWGGYSEDENFLYEHPEALLINAKGQKAVMPNGKTGFFDISEEYVRKYWLQHVKKVTENPFIDGVFLDANIKVLVPGFFNSRVGEEKQEAIKSGYLSMMTDLESQLGDDNLLIANILRVRPEFEDSGRAYLKFFDGSYIEGFEHESFGMAYEDYLAQGIEAVQKSAREGKVIAMSLGIGKGLKNAEAGIDDVRKKVSKHEDFSKRLEYLLAIFLVCAEKYSYVYPHDGYGTEKSAVWLKTFPQYEKPLGKPLGFAKREGYIYTRKFEHVDVWLDIKNKTSKLNYK from the coding sequence ATGGATTCTAAATTTTCATTTTTATTAATTGTTTTAACACTTACTTTAGGTTCGTGTAAAGCGCAAAATGTAGATACTTCTACTATAAATTTGGTGAAAAATAAGTTACCAGAATTTTCTTGGGATAAAATGCCATTGTATATGCATTTACGCAAATCAACTTCTTTTTCTAATAAAGAGATTCAATATTTATCAAAATTTCCATTAATCACTTTTGAAAAAACAACAGGAAGCAAAACTTTTGGGTCTACAGAAAAAGGAACTATTAAAGCGGCAAAAGCTGTAAAAAAACTCAATCCGAATGCTAAAATAGTATACTATAAGAATGTAGTTATCAATTGGGGAGGCTATTCTGAAGATGAAAATTTTTTATACGAACACCCAGAAGCTTTATTAATCAATGCCAAAGGACAAAAAGCGGTAATGCCAAATGGCAAAACAGGATTCTTTGACATATCAGAAGAATACGTGCGTAAGTATTGGTTACAACATGTGAAAAAGGTTACTGAAAATCCATTTATTGATGGTGTTTTTTTAGATGCTAATATAAAAGTACTAGTGCCAGGTTTTTTTAATAGTCGTGTTGGAGAAGAAAAGCAAGAAGCTATTAAATCTGGTTACTTATCAATGATGACTGATTTAGAATCACAATTAGGAGATGATAATTTACTCATAGCAAATATTCTTCGTGTTCGTCCAGAATTTGAAGATTCGGGTAGAGCATACTTAAAATTCTTTGACGGCTCTTATATAGAAGGTTTTGAGCATGAAAGTTTTGGCATGGCTTATGAAGATTACCTAGCACAGGGAATAGAAGCTGTACAAAAATCTGCAAGAGAAGGAAAAGTAATAGCCATGTCTCTTGGTATTGGCAAAGGATTAAAAAATGCCGAAGCAGGTATTGATGATGTTAGAAAAAAAGTAAGTAAACATGAAGATTTTTCAAAGCGCTTAGAGTATCTATTAGCTATTTTTTTAGTTTGTGCAGAAAAATACAGTTATGTTTATCCGCATGATGGCTATGGAACTGAAAAATCTGCTGTTTGGTTAAAAACGTTTCCACAATATGAAAAGCCTTTAGGAAAACCTTTGGGTTTTGCAAAACGCGAAGGCTACATCTATACCAGAAAATTTGAACATGTAGATGTCTGGTTAGATATCAAAAATAAAACATCAAAATTAAACTATAAATAA
- a CDS encoding alpha-L-fucosidase has product MKKFTTILFLTLSATFVFCQNNQFQKTIAPNWESMAKNYQVPEWFQDGKIGVWMHWGIPSSIDENRIEDGSHYGRRMYGDTDYDARNEPDRMRTVKLTKWHTERYGKPSEFGYEKFIKDFKAENFNANEIVKFVKECGARFIMPVATHHDNFDMYDSFFPWNSVKMGPKKDILREWKNAATKYDLKFGVSTHLYWSPRFFRTARKFQKEGTPEWEFFNMDYDSFEFASQDSWNEHWYKRSWDLIEKYDPDMFNNDSPYPTIKTGKGLGVKLFSDYLNRDLKENNGKQTTVLSFKDIKKNKAAFTYNLERGMFGEQQKYPWIWATDLSGSWFYRKNSFTKMSLDVLIGNAIDAISKNGVVMINIALKGDGTIPDNQIKMLSDFGAFVKINQDGIYNTRPWKIYGEGPLKIVTKRAGENLKKFSEKDIRITTKDGNLFAFVLAAPTEDVLIKTLHKGGVLQKKIKEIKLLGSDEKVTWQQEKEGLIIKNNFKKLPNQPAICFKIFLN; this is encoded by the coding sequence ATGAAGAAATTTACAACAATCCTTTTTTTAACATTAAGTGCAACTTTTGTTTTCTGTCAGAATAATCAGTTTCAAAAAACAATTGCTCCCAATTGGGAATCCATGGCAAAAAACTATCAGGTGCCAGAATGGTTTCAAGATGGTAAAATTGGCGTTTGGATGCATTGGGGAATTCCTTCGTCTATTGATGAAAATAGAATAGAAGATGGATCGCATTATGGAAGAAGAATGTATGGTGATACAGATTACGATGCTAGAAACGAACCAGACAGAATGAGAACTGTAAAATTAACCAAATGGCATACAGAAAGATATGGGAAACCATCTGAATTTGGTTATGAAAAATTTATAAAAGACTTTAAAGCAGAAAACTTTAATGCCAATGAAATTGTAAAGTTTGTGAAAGAATGTGGTGCTCGTTTTATTATGCCAGTGGCAACGCATCATGATAATTTTGATATGTATGATTCTTTTTTTCCTTGGAACTCTGTTAAAATGGGGCCGAAAAAGGACATTCTTAGAGAATGGAAAAATGCTGCAACAAAATATGATTTAAAATTCGGAGTTTCAACTCATTTATATTGGTCTCCTCGTTTTTTTAGAACTGCAAGAAAATTTCAGAAAGAAGGTACTCCAGAATGGGAATTCTTTAATATGGATTATGATTCTTTCGAATTTGCTAGCCAAGATAGTTGGAACGAACATTGGTACAAACGTTCTTGGGATTTGATAGAGAAATATGATCCAGATATGTTTAATAACGATTCTCCTTATCCAACAATAAAAACCGGAAAAGGATTGGGTGTTAAATTATTTTCTGATTACTTAAATAGAGATTTAAAAGAGAATAACGGAAAACAAACAACCGTTTTATCTTTTAAAGATATAAAAAAGAATAAAGCGGCATTTACTTACAACTTAGAAAGAGGTATGTTTGGTGAACAACAAAAATATCCATGGATTTGGGCAACCGATTTATCTGGAAGTTGGTTTTATAGAAAGAATTCTTTTACCAAAATGTCTTTAGATGTATTAATTGGTAATGCTATTGATGCCATAAGTAAAAATGGTGTGGTTATGATTAACATTGCTTTAAAAGGCGATGGAACGATTCCTGATAATCAAATAAAAATGTTGTCTGATTTTGGTGCATTTGTAAAAATTAATCAAGATGGAATTTACAACACCAGACCTTGGAAAATTTATGGTGAAGGTCCTTTAAAAATAGTTACTAAAAGAGCCGGTGAGAATCTAAAAAAATTCTCTGAAAAAGACATTCGTATTACGACAAAAGATGGAAATCTTTTTGCTTTTGTTTTAGCAGCACCAACAGAAGATGTTTTAATTAAAACACTACATAAAGGTGGTGTTTTACAAAAGAAAATAAAAGAAATTAAATTACTAGGAAGTGATGAGAAAGTTACTTGGCAGCAAGAAAAAGAGGGATTAATTATTAAAAATAACTTTAAGAAATTACCGAATCAGCCAGCTATTTGTTTTAAAATATTTTTAAACTAA
- a CDS encoding putative glycoside hydrolase yields MKTPFSHISLLLICLFLVQTAFSQNDSYYPAFSWDKVPVAFHFGKKGDLLTKKEAKFIASHSNFVVLEKAHGFPKYKYSEESIAADAKVLKKLNKDVKVVFYWNAFLDYSMYKAHDEYQTKEDWWLKTATGEFDLKDNKMKRYDLSNPDFRNWWSDVAKENLENKNIDGVFFDALNQVTSPGNKRLWGVEKYNAIQQGLKDLIKETRAKIGDDKIIVYNGIRSTPLRNAGNDFPENTDAIMIEHFGYFNSKTKESMLKDIQEMEAAGKTGKIVVFKSWPENAWLNKGFMAKSEKEKEQISKEHLNFALASFLAGAQKHSYLIYNWGYRLEMGSLLWYPEFDKPLGKPLDDMQTNGWILTRNYEHASVWVDLENKKSRIDWKK; encoded by the coding sequence ATGAAAACCCCTTTTTCACATATATCTTTGTTACTAATTTGTTTATTTTTAGTGCAAACAGCATTTTCTCAAAACGACTCATATTATCCAGCTTTTAGTTGGGATAAAGTTCCTGTAGCTTTTCACTTCGGAAAAAAAGGAGATCTTTTAACAAAAAAAGAGGCAAAATTTATTGCTAGCCATTCCAATTTTGTGGTATTAGAAAAGGCACATGGTTTTCCAAAATATAAATATTCTGAAGAATCAATTGCTGCAGATGCTAAAGTTTTAAAAAAGCTGAATAAAGATGTAAAAGTGGTTTTTTATTGGAATGCTTTTTTAGATTATTCTATGTATAAAGCACATGACGAATATCAAACAAAAGAAGATTGGTGGCTAAAAACAGCAACAGGCGAGTTCGATTTAAAAGACAATAAAATGAAACGCTATGATTTGTCTAATCCTGATTTTAGAAATTGGTGGTCTGATGTTGCCAAAGAAAATTTAGAGAATAAGAACATAGACGGAGTTTTCTTTGATGCACTAAATCAAGTAACCAGCCCAGGAAATAAACGATTATGGGGCGTAGAAAAATACAATGCAATTCAGCAAGGTTTAAAAGATTTAATTAAAGAAACTAGAGCTAAAATTGGTGATGATAAAATTATTGTTTACAACGGAATTCGTTCTACTCCACTAAGAAATGCAGGAAATGATTTTCCCGAGAATACAGATGCTATTATGATTGAGCATTTTGGGTATTTCAATAGCAAAACAAAAGAAAGTATGCTAAAAGATATTCAAGAAATGGAAGCAGCTGGCAAAACCGGTAAAATTGTCGTTTTTAAATCGTGGCCAGAAAATGCTTGGTTAAACAAAGGTTTTATGGCGAAATCAGAAAAAGAAAAAGAGCAAATTTCTAAAGAACACTTAAATTTTGCTTTAGCATCTTTTTTGGCAGGAGCACAAAAACATTCTTATTTAATTTATAATTGGGGCTATCGATTAGAAATGGGATCACTTTTATGGTACCCAGAATTTGATAAACCTTTAGGGAAACCTTTAGATGACATGCAAACAAACGGTTGGATTTTAACTAGAAATTACGAACATGCAAGTGTTTGGGTAGATTTAGAAAACAAGAAATCAAGAATCGACTGGAAAAAATAG
- a CDS encoding alpha-L-fucosidase — MLKKGYLFFSILVLFIGVSDINSQEPKEKGMEEMWGETKVSGDALKSGKAKLFDEGNYGMFIHWGLFSNLAGVWENKTYYGIGEWIMNPRMAGIPVEDYKKVANDFNPTGFDAKAIAQLAKDAGMKYIIITSKHHEGFAMFDSKASDFNIVKATPFGRDPMHELSDACHELGLGFGFYYSHNQDWTAPGGTRGPKVDENGKEATFEDYFYNKCKPQVKEICSNYGQIDFVWFDTPGDMEEKYVVELADMVRELQPKAMMCSRVGYGLGDYASVGDMEVPTKKIKGLWETADTNNDSWSYAWYDNNFKSPKVILGRVIETVARGGTYLFNVGPNQMGVIPEIGAKFLRESGDWLKKYSQVVYNANPSPWSYKLPWGDVTTKDNSMFLAVSEWPTDGKLYLPGLKTKIKSAYIVNPKGKNKKVKFNQSDDTDWVSFDVPYKAPDDLISVIEVKFNEDDTILVEDNSLGVYPNTDTVLITEFGEAKNATQSNKRWMEKFGEWKHADQVSDWKENGTITWNIDVKEAGYYYLDLSYAGKKRLVWKTVTDEGITVQNQQAATEKYVFYSMGILEFKTPGLHTITTSLVEGDKKTSSLKSLKLRPIK, encoded by the coding sequence ATGTTAAAAAAAGGATATTTATTTTTTTCCATTTTAGTACTCTTTATCGGTGTCTCAGATATAAATTCTCAAGAACCTAAAGAAAAAGGAATGGAAGAAATGTGGGGAGAAACGAAAGTTTCTGGAGATGCTTTAAAAAGTGGAAAAGCAAAATTGTTTGATGAAGGTAATTACGGAATGTTTATTCATTGGGGGTTATTTTCAAACCTAGCAGGTGTTTGGGAGAATAAAACATATTATGGTATTGGAGAGTGGATTATGAATCCAAGAATGGCAGGTATTCCTGTAGAGGATTATAAAAAAGTTGCTAATGATTTTAATCCAACAGGATTTGATGCTAAAGCAATTGCTCAACTAGCAAAAGATGCTGGTATGAAATACATTATTATTACAAGTAAACATCACGAAGGATTTGCTATGTTTGATAGTAAAGCAAGTGATTTTAATATTGTAAAAGCTACACCATTTGGTAGAGATCCTATGCATGAATTATCAGATGCTTGTCATGAATTAGGCTTAGGTTTCGGTTTCTATTACTCACACAACCAAGATTGGACTGCGCCAGGTGGAACAAGAGGCCCTAAAGTTGATGAAAATGGAAAAGAAGCTACATTTGAAGATTATTTCTACAATAAATGTAAGCCACAAGTAAAAGAAATATGTTCTAACTACGGACAAATTGATTTTGTTTGGTTTGATACTCCAGGTGATATGGAGGAAAAATATGTGGTAGAATTAGCTGATATGGTAAGAGAATTACAACCAAAAGCAATGATGTGTAGTAGAGTTGGTTATGGTTTAGGAGACTATGCTAGTGTTGGAGATATGGAGGTGCCTACAAAAAAAATTAAAGGATTATGGGAAACTGCAGATACAAACAATGATTCATGGTCTTATGCTTGGTATGATAACAACTTTAAGAGTCCTAAAGTAATTTTAGGAAGAGTTATAGAAACTGTTGCAAGAGGTGGTACTTACTTATTTAATGTAGGTCCAAATCAAATGGGTGTTATTCCAGAAATTGGCGCAAAATTCTTAAGAGAATCTGGAGATTGGTTAAAGAAATATTCTCAAGTTGTTTATAACGCTAATCCATCTCCATGGAGTTACAAATTACCTTGGGGAGATGTTACAACTAAAGACAACTCTATGTTTTTAGCGGTTTCGGAATGGCCTACAGACGGTAAATTATACTTACCAGGATTAAAAACTAAAATTAAATCAGCATATATTGTTAATCCTAAAGGGAAAAACAAAAAAGTGAAGTTTAATCAAAGTGATGATACTGATTGGGTTTCTTTTGATGTGCCTTATAAAGCACCAGATGATTTAATTTCTGTTATTGAAGTAAAGTTTAATGAAGATGATACAATTTTAGTAGAAGATAATTCTTTAGGTGTGTATCCAAATACCGATACTGTTTTAATTACAGAATTTGGAGAAGCTAAAAATGCAACTCAATCTAACAAACGTTGGATGGAAAAGTTTGGTGAATGGAAACATGCTGATCAAGTTAGTGATTGGAAAGAAAACGGAACAATAACATGGAATATTGATGTTAAAGAAGCCGGTTACTATTACTTAGATTTATCGTATGCAGGTAAGAAAAGATTGGTATGGAAAACTGTTACAGATGAAGGTATAACAGTACAAAACCAACAAGCAGCTACAGAAAAGTATGTTTTTTACAGCATGGGTATCTTAGAATTTAAAACTCCAGGATTACATACAATTACAACATCTTTAGTTGAAGGAGATAAAAAAACATCAAGTTTAAAATCTCTAAAATTAAGACCAATCAAATAA
- a CDS encoding sulfatase encodes MKSILTSLAILLFFSNHVISQEKKDLIKPNVIIFYADDLGWQDTEINNLDEPSPWETPNISKLAEDAVNFTNGYSPAPTCAPSRCAVLSGLHPTKTGVTHVAGGQMPNAEQSPNYISPFFEGGLFPKHFTIAEALKMNGYTTGHIGKWHAGHDDSQKSKNQGFDFVHESRGAHQGPKKPDNRLNTFATRAKNDPYRLSDEKYPPFTKDSPEGISYPYDEITENALKFIGESKNEPFFLYLAHWMVHSPIHTKNRELLQYYCDKLGIDFPTKDVPVTTEGQTNPYFGSMVTTLDWSLGRVVDLLKKTDDPRNPGKKLYETTYIFFSSDNGAVEHVGKEIVTDNFPLDEGKKYAQEGGIRVPMLISGPSIPKGKVYDGLVNQLDFYPTILDLTNSKIPAKYSSDLDGLDISGVLLNNETVIKNNNGEPRKDLWWHFPHNREFQMQSAIRAGDYKLYKNHVKGNYELYRLYKNGERADLEEKFDIAEQSPKIVKDLSTRLEKYLKEYDAKFPYKNPSKIKGEPENVATIPKIKTDSFDASSREITVTLEKGNSKVIEFYGLISYKDLHAVSKNGKQRKVHEPFTKLEGEFNKNTSEYTLTLPVGVTEAGIIFIDENRFMVKSKFHVLKAPKKSKKVKKNRKNKN; translated from the coding sequence ATGAAATCAATTTTAACATCACTAGCAATTTTATTGTTCTTTTCTAATCATGTTATTAGTCAAGAAAAAAAGGATTTAATAAAACCCAATGTTATTATTTTTTATGCTGATGATTTAGGTTGGCAGGATACAGAAATAAATAATTTAGACGAACCAAGCCCATGGGAAACGCCTAATATTTCAAAATTAGCTGAAGATGCTGTAAACTTTACAAACGGATATTCTCCTGCACCTACTTGTGCACCATCTAGATGTGCTGTTTTAAGTGGGTTACATCCTACTAAAACAGGAGTAACACACGTTGCTGGAGGGCAAATGCCTAACGCAGAACAAAGCCCAAACTATATATCACCTTTTTTTGAAGGAGGATTGTTTCCAAAACATTTTACAATTGCGGAAGCTTTAAAAATGAATGGATATACAACAGGACATATTGGAAAATGGCATGCAGGACATGATGATTCTCAAAAATCAAAAAACCAAGGTTTTGATTTTGTTCATGAATCTAGAGGAGCACATCAAGGACCTAAAAAACCAGACAATCGTTTGAATACATTTGCAACAAGAGCAAAGAATGATCCTTACCGTTTAAGTGATGAAAAATATCCTCCTTTTACCAAAGATTCTCCAGAAGGAATTTCATACCCATATGATGAAATTACTGAAAATGCTCTTAAATTTATTGGTGAAAGTAAAAACGAACCTTTCTTTTTATATTTAGCACATTGGATGGTTCATTCTCCAATTCACACTAAAAACCGCGAGTTATTACAATATTACTGTGATAAGTTAGGAATTGATTTTCCAACAAAAGATGTTCCTGTAACTACAGAAGGTCAAACAAATCCTTATTTTGGATCTATGGTAACCACTTTAGACTGGAGTTTAGGACGTGTTGTAGACTTACTAAAGAAAACAGACGACCCTAGAAATCCTGGTAAAAAACTTTATGAAACTACTTACATCTTTTTCTCTTCGGATAATGGAGCTGTTGAACATGTAGGTAAAGAAATTGTAACGGATAACTTTCCTTTAGATGAAGGAAAAAAATATGCGCAAGAAGGAGGTATTAGAGTGCCAATGCTAATTTCTGGACCAAGTATACCAAAAGGAAAAGTATATGATGGGTTGGTAAATCAATTAGATTTTTATCCAACAATTTTAGACCTTACAAATAGTAAGATACCAGCGAAGTACAGTTCCGATTTAGATGGATTAGATATTTCCGGAGTTTTGTTAAATAATGAAACTGTTATCAAAAATAACAATGGAGAACCAAGAAAAGATTTATGGTGGCATTTTCCTCACAATCGTGAATTTCAAATGCAATCTGCAATAAGAGCGGGAGATTATAAATTGTATAAAAACCATGTAAAAGGTAATTATGAATTATACCGTTTGTACAAAAATGGTGAAAGAGCAGATTTAGAAGAGAAATTTGATATTGCAGAACAGTCTCCAAAGATTGTTAAAGATTTATCTACAAGATTAGAAAAGTATTTAAAAGAGTACGACGCTAAATTCCCTTATAAAAATCCTTCAAAAATAAAAGGAGAACCAGAAAATGTAGCTACTATTCCAAAAATTAAAACAGATTCTTTTGATGCTTCATCACGTGAAATTACAGTTACATTAGAAAAAGGGAACTCTAAAGTTATTGAGTTTTATGGATTGATATCTTACAAAGATTTACATGCTGTTTCAAAAAATGGAAAACAAAGAAAAGTGCACGAACCTTTTACAAAATTAGAAGGAGAATTTAATAAAAATACATCAGAATATACCTTAACACTTCCTGTTGGAGTAACAGAAGCAGGTATCATTTTTATAGATGAAAACAGATTTATGGTTAAAAGTAAATTTCATGTTTTAAAAGCACCTAAAAAATCTAAAAAAGTTAAGAAAAACAGAAAAAATAAAAATTAA